In the genome of Christensenella timonensis, one region contains:
- the yajC gene encoding preprotein translocase subunit YajC, with protein sequence MSTDALGGLTGGNAMTLLFPILLIVIFVVLIIVPNKRKEKKFKDMLSTLRVGDNIKTIGGFYGKVISIKEDLITFECGPDKAKLVIAKGAIASVESFDEGKAPEKVEEAKKEEPKKEEPKKEETKKKK encoded by the coding sequence ATGAGCACAGATGCTTTGGGCGGCCTCACGGGCGGCAATGCGATGACACTGCTGTTCCCGATCCTGCTGATCGTTATTTTTGTAGTGTTGATCATCGTTCCGAACAAACGGAAAGAAAAGAAGTTTAAGGATATGCTTTCGACGCTGCGCGTGGGAGACAATATCAAGACGATCGGCGGTTTTTATGGAAAGGTGATTTCCATCAAGGAAGACCTGATTACTTTTGAATGCGGCCCGGACAAGGCGAAGCTGGTGATTGCCAAAGGCGCGATTGCTTCTGTGGAAAGTTTTGATGAGGGTAAGGCTCCGGAAAAGGTAGAAGAAGCCAAGAAGGAAGAGCCTAAAAAGGAAGAACCGAAAAAAGAGGAAACAAAAAAGAAAAAGTAA
- the scfA gene encoding six-cysteine ranthipeptide SCIFF, which translates to MKHIKTITKSNLKDTLKTGGCGECQTSCQSACKTSCTLANQKCEKKA; encoded by the coding sequence ATGAAACATATTAAAACGATAACCAAGAGCAACTTAAAAGATACGCTGAAAACAGGCGGTTGCGGCGAATGCCAGACGTCCTGCCAGTCGGCTTGCAAGACATCTTGCACGCTTGCGAACCAGAAGTGCGAGAAAAAGGCATAA
- the scfB gene encoding thioether cross-link-forming SCIFF peptide maturase, which yields MVHLIEFCGHYAALDVESGSVHAIDKDAMSVLTFKNAGKTDEQIINDLGEEAREILEEIRELTEQGLLYSQCEIDGENAQFNTPVVKALCLLVAQDCNLRCSYCFAETGEYHGKRALMSIDTAKAAIDFLIAHSEGRRNLEIDFFGGEPLMNFEVVKAAVAYGREQEKLYDKNIRFTLTTNAYHVTDEMADFINQEMKNVVISMDGRKEVHDAMRKNVEGKGSYDKVLANARKIIDGRGDKEYYVRGTYTSDNLDFASDVCAIADAGFDQISVEPVVTGESYAIREEDLPQIKHEYEMLAREYLKREKAGRGFNFFHFMIDLNSGPCLNKRLRGCGAGSEYLAVAADGKLYPCHQFAGMEDFYMGSVFEDDVNQKIKQDFLDTHVFTKQGCSECWAKYYCSGGCAANAYHATGSIRKPYKIGCETEKKRIETAIAIKTFDEELI from the coding sequence ATGGTTCATTTAATAGAATTTTGCGGGCACTATGCGGCGCTTGACGTGGAGTCGGGCTCGGTGCACGCGATCGACAAGGACGCGATGAGCGTGCTGACGTTCAAAAACGCGGGTAAGACAGACGAACAGATCATAAACGACCTGGGCGAGGAAGCACGTGAAATACTGGAAGAGATCAGGGAGCTTACGGAGCAGGGCCTCTTATATTCCCAATGTGAAATAGATGGGGAAAACGCGCAGTTCAATACGCCCGTCGTAAAAGCGTTGTGCCTGCTGGTGGCCCAGGACTGCAATTTGCGTTGTTCGTATTGCTTTGCGGAAACGGGCGAATACCATGGCAAACGCGCGCTGATGAGCATCGATACCGCCAAGGCGGCGATCGATTTCCTGATCGCCCATTCGGAGGGACGCAGGAACCTGGAAATCGATTTCTTCGGCGGCGAGCCGCTGATGAACTTCGAGGTCGTAAAGGCTGCGGTCGCATATGGGCGGGAACAGGAAAAACTGTACGACAAAAACATCCGTTTTACGCTTACGACCAATGCTTACCATGTGACGGACGAAATGGCTGATTTCATCAATCAGGAGATGAAAAATGTGGTCATCAGCATGGACGGGCGCAAAGAAGTGCACGATGCGATGCGTAAGAATGTGGAGGGCAAGGGAAGCTATGACAAGGTGCTTGCGAACGCCCGCAAGATCATCGACGGACGCGGGGACAAGGAATATTACGTGCGCGGCACCTACACGTCGGACAATTTGGATTTTGCGAGCGACGTGTGCGCCATTGCGGACGCAGGATTTGACCAGATATCCGTGGAGCCTGTCGTAACGGGGGAGAGCTATGCCATCCGCGAGGAAGACCTCCCGCAGATCAAACATGAATATGAAATGCTGGCGCGTGAATATTTGAAGCGTGAAAAGGCGGGACGAGGGTTTAACTTTTTCCATTTTATGATCGACCTGAATTCCGGGCCATGCCTCAATAAACGCCTTCGTGGCTGCGGCGCGGGCAGCGAATACCTTGCGGTTGCGGCGGATGGGAAGCTTTACCCATGCCACCAGTTTGCCGGTATGGAAGATTTTTATATGGGCAGCGTATTTGAAGATGATGTAAACCAAAAGATCAAGCAGGACTTTTTGGATACGCATGTCTTTACCAAGCAAGGGTGCAGCGAGTGCTGGGCCAAATATTATTGCTCGGGCGGCTGCGCGGCGAACGCATACCATGCGACGGGCAGCATACGCAAACCATATAAGATCGGCTGTGAAACGGAGAAAAAGCGCATCGAAACAGCGATCGCGATCAAGACATTCGATGAGGAACTGATATGA
- a CDS encoding gamma carbonic anhydrase family protein: MISALDGKKPQIPKSAFVHKMATVVGNVCLGERVNIWPGAVVRGDISRISIGDGSNIQDNCVLHTGTNGELYIGRNVAVGHGAVLHSCIVGEDSLVGIGAIVLDGAKIGKGSIVAAGTLVPPDKEFPDGVMIMGSPARVTRELTEEERAYQKHAVALCLEDAALFSQSEKEL; encoded by the coding sequence ATGATCAGTGCTTTGGATGGGAAAAAGCCGCAGATACCCAAAAGCGCGTTTGTTCATAAAATGGCGACGGTAGTGGGCAACGTGTGTTTGGGGGAACGTGTGAACATTTGGCCGGGCGCTGTGGTGCGCGGCGATATAAGCAGGATCAGTATTGGGGACGGTTCCAATATACAGGACAACTGCGTGTTGCATACGGGGACGAACGGGGAGCTTTATATCGGCAGGAATGTGGCGGTCGGGCATGGGGCGGTTTTGCACTCGTGCATAGTGGGAGAGGATTCGCTTGTCGGGATCGGCGCGATCGTTCTGGACGGGGCGAAGATCGGCAAGGGATCTATTGTAGCGGCGGGAACGCTTGTCCCGCCGGATAAGGAGTTCCCGGATGGTGTGATGATCATGGGGTCGCCGGCGCGCGTCACACGGGAGCTTACGGAGGAGGAACGTGCCTACCAGAAACATGCGGTCGCACTGTGCCTTGAGGATGCGGCGCTGTTTTCACAGAGCGAAAAGGAGTTATGA
- a CDS encoding CdaR family transcriptional regulator: protein MKFGLSEQLAKRIAESIMSVVPYNINVMNNEGIIIASGDKNRIGMLHQGALKAIYKNGPHEVQEETITDKPGVNLPFTYQNEIVGVIGISGAPEEVRSLVYVIKVVAELMIEQQYIINKDLNRKFQYENFLREWCDTPREEYSEAFRRQAKEFGVDVEENSVGALLEVEKPRSSLLEAMGTYLHENEFLLRYKENIVAIFRDLKTMEGRLRSMKEVFPDIRRIGLGIRTNDVADSLKKARKALALAKKLGQDSGQDLVCFERYRIHDMIVGYEGREVFERILGKLQKQDGSNELNETLTAYFKYSGDIGKITQSLHIHRNTLAYRIQKIEELTKRSLKNYDDKFYFYVANIVYQLK, encoded by the coding sequence ATGAAATTTGGTTTGAGCGAACAATTGGCAAAGAGGATCGCGGAGAGCATTATGAGCGTGGTTCCTTATAATATCAACGTAATGAACAACGAAGGGATCATTATTGCCAGCGGGGATAAAAACCGGATAGGGATGCTGCACCAGGGGGCGCTCAAAGCCATCTATAAAAACGGCCCGCATGAAGTACAGGAGGAAACGATCACGGACAAGCCCGGCGTAAACCTCCCATTTACTTACCAAAACGAGATCGTAGGGGTGATCGGGATCAGCGGCGCGCCGGAGGAGGTACGATCCTTAGTCTATGTGATTAAAGTCGTGGCAGAACTGATGATCGAGCAGCAGTACATCATCAACAAGGATCTGAACCGCAAATTCCAGTACGAGAATTTCCTGCGGGAATGGTGCGACACGCCGCGGGAAGAATACAGCGAAGCGTTCCGGCGGCAGGCAAAGGAGTTTGGGGTGGATGTGGAGGAAAATTCGGTCGGGGCGCTCCTGGAGGTGGAAAAGCCGCGCAGTTCCCTGTTGGAAGCCATGGGAACCTATTTGCACGAAAATGAGTTTTTGCTGCGGTATAAGGAAAATATCGTAGCGATATTCCGCGACCTGAAAACGATGGAAGGGCGGCTGCGCTCCATGAAGGAGGTGTTTCCTGATATCAGGCGCATAGGATTGGGAATCCGCACGAACGATGTTGCGGACTCTCTAAAAAAGGCGCGCAAGGCATTGGCGTTGGCGAAAAAGCTGGGACAGGACAGCGGGCAAGACCTGGTTTGCTTTGAACGCTACCGGATACATGACATGATCGTCGGCTACGAGGGACGAGAGGTGTTTGAGCGGATATTGGGCAAACTGCAAAAGCAGGATGGAAGCAACGAGCTAAATGAAACGCTGACAGCTTACTTCAAGTACAGCGGGGATATCGGTAAGATCACCCAAAGCCTGCACATACACCGTAATACGCTCGCATACCGCATCCAAAAAATCGAGGAGCTGACAAAAAGGAGCCTGAAAAACTACGACGATAAATTTTACTTTTATGTGGCAAATATTGTATATCAGCTGAAATAA
- the fabG gene encoding 3-oxoacyl-ACP reductase FabG: protein MDLKNRVAIVTGAGRGIGEGIACKLAEDGATVVVCDLVSDNAEAVAKKIEAAGGTAMAYMANTADEDAVKRMFEDVLEKYAHIDIMVNNAGINRDAMLHKMDRKQWDDVIAVNLTGVFLCTQEAAKVMREAGYGRIVNIASASINGNIGQANYAAAKAGVVGLTKTAAKELAKKGVTANAICPGFIETEMTKGIPEKAWDIMVSKIPMGYVGKPKEVANLAAFLASDDAAYITGEVIHVGGGFKL from the coding sequence ATGGATCTGAAAAACAGGGTAGCAATTGTAACAGGGGCCGGACGCGGGATCGGCGAAGGAATCGCGTGCAAGCTTGCCGAGGACGGTGCAACGGTCGTGGTGTGCGACTTGGTGAGCGATAATGCAGAGGCGGTGGCCAAAAAGATCGAGGCGGCAGGCGGCACGGCAATGGCCTACATGGCAAACACAGCGGACGAAGATGCTGTGAAGCGCATGTTTGAAGATGTGTTGGAAAAGTATGCGCACATCGATATTATGGTAAACAACGCGGGGATCAACCGCGACGCGATGCTCCACAAAATGGATCGCAAGCAATGGGATGACGTGATCGCTGTCAACCTGACAGGCGTGTTCCTGTGTACGCAGGAGGCGGCGAAGGTCATGCGCGAAGCGGGTTATGGAAGGATCGTCAACATCGCTTCGGCGAGTATCAATGGAAATATCGGACAGGCCAATTATGCGGCGGCCAAAGCAGGCGTCGTAGGACTCACGAAGACGGCGGCAAAGGAGCTTGCAAAGAAAGGCGTAACGGCAAATGCGATTTGCCCGGGCTTTATTGAAACGGAAATGACGAAGGGTATTCCGGAAAAAGCCTGGGACATCATGGTAAGCAAGATCCCGATGGGATATGTGGGAAAACCGAAGGAAGTAGCAAACCTGGCGGCGTTTTTGGCGAGTGACGATGCGGCCTATATCACGGGCGAAGTCATCCATGTGGGCGGGGGATTCAAACTGTAA
- a CDS encoding class I adenylate-forming enzyme family protein, giving the protein MLNGNEYWGGDVTAEMVLCNYKGRKVYTYAYAPQNLYTDLHHTAAKYPERTAIVGDDGREMTYAQFLYEVKRFSQYLYYEQHVKKGDMVALMLRNTPEFCVAVYALSKLSAVIVPISTKYTVCEWKNLLGKLPVRLALVEKEYETAVPELKRSKEGLAVLLSDRKHGFSELLKDKVYEGDPYGNAVWEDDLILMYTSGTTGESKGVVLSNFNVANAIAVYQKILGVTCEDKTVIATPIYHITGLVALLGLFVHCGGTVYLHLTYRPERVLECARENGLTLLHASPTVFLMLLEQRERFPSIPSLRTFACGSANIPPEVIRALHDWLPDMDFRTVYGLTESSSAGTSFPDDAAQSEKIGSSGLPVPGTRMKLLDDEGREAETGEGELAIFGNVILDRYYNLDTDTLGADGWFRTGDIARFDEDGYVYIVDRKKDMINRGGEKVWSSEVENLVYQIPQVAEAAVIGVPDKKYGEAVMAVIRIRDGETLVKEEVIGFLKGKLAKFKIPKYIVFTKTLPQTGNGKLNKREMRRLYGDEKWLTRFEKQEG; this is encoded by the coding sequence ATGTTGAACGGAAACGAATACTGGGGCGGCGATGTTACGGCGGAGATGGTACTGTGCAACTACAAGGGACGCAAGGTCTATACCTATGCGTATGCACCGCAGAACCTGTATACTGACCTGCACCATACAGCGGCCAAATACCCGGAACGCACGGCGATCGTGGGCGACGACGGACGAGAGATGACATACGCACAGTTTTTGTACGAGGTCAAACGGTTTTCACAATATCTGTACTATGAACAGCATGTCAAGAAGGGGGATATGGTTGCGCTGATGTTGCGTAACACACCGGAGTTTTGCGTTGCGGTGTATGCGCTTTCCAAATTAAGCGCAGTGATCGTCCCGATCAGTACGAAATATACGGTGTGCGAATGGAAAAACCTGCTTGGCAAACTGCCGGTCCGGCTGGCGCTGGTGGAAAAAGAATATGAGACGGCAGTCCCTGAGCTGAAGCGGTCAAAGGAAGGACTCGCAGTCCTTTTGAGCGACCGGAAACATGGATTTTCCGAGTTGCTGAAGGATAAGGTATATGAGGGCGATCCATACGGCAATGCCGTCTGGGAGGACGATCTGATCCTGATGTACACATCGGGAACGACGGGAGAGAGCAAAGGCGTGGTGCTTTCCAATTTCAATGTTGCCAACGCGATCGCCGTTTACCAGAAGATCCTGGGGGTGACGTGTGAGGACAAGACGGTCATTGCAACGCCTATCTACCATATTACGGGGCTGGTGGCCCTGCTCGGCTTGTTCGTCCACTGCGGGGGGACGGTGTACCTGCACCTTACCTATCGGCCGGAGCGCGTGCTGGAATGTGCGCGGGAAAACGGCCTTACCCTGCTGCATGCTTCGCCGACCGTTTTCCTGATGCTGCTGGAGCAGCGGGAACGCTTCCCGAGTATCCCGTCGCTGCGCACGTTTGCCTGCGGCAGCGCGAATATCCCGCCGGAGGTGATCCGCGCTCTGCACGATTGGCTGCCGGATATGGATTTTCGTACGGTATACGGCCTGACGGAAAGCAGTTCGGCAGGGACAAGCTTCCCGGACGACGCCGCGCAGAGCGAAAAAATCGGTTCGTCGGGGCTGCCTGTGCCGGGGACGCGCATGAAGCTTTTGGATGACGAAGGCAGGGAAGCAGAAACCGGCGAAGGCGAACTGGCGATCTTTGGAAATGTGATCCTCGACCGCTATTATAATCTGGATACCGATACACTGGGCGCTGACGGCTGGTTTAGGACAGGCGATATCGCGCGGTTTGATGAAGACGGATATGTATATATCGTGGATCGCAAAAAAGATATGATCAACCGCGGCGGGGAAAAGGTATGGTCAAGTGAGGTGGAAAACCTGGTCTACCAGATCCCGCAGGTTGCGGAAGCGGCGGTCATCGGCGTACCGGACAAAAAATACGGCGAGGCAGTGATGGCGGTGATCCGCATCAGGGATGGCGAAACCCTCGTAAAGGAAGAAGTCATAGGGTTCTTAAAAGGGAAACTTGCGAAATTCAAGATACCCAAATATATCGTTTTTACGAAGACACTTCCCCAAACGGGGAATGGGAAACTCAATAAAAGGGAGATGCGCAGGCTGTACGGAGATGAAAAATGGCTTACGCGGTTTGAAAAACAGGAGGGATAG
- a CDS encoding N-acyl homoserine lactonase family protein: MGVYKVTALRMGTLYAEKSSLTMGRDFGKIIEDPMWAAAIEGNGIRAIVDTGIHDIEWVRGQVGDQYVVEQEDDETMVGALKKIGWTPDDVNVVVNTHLHYDHCGNNYLFRNATFYTQRAEWEFSFDASVEYQQVYYGQFLYDWQAVKYPAWKMLDGEYEVAPGFVILPLPGHTPGVQGVFVTTEEGVLCMPGDSCNVVENVVDNVLPDIIWDCEKGYQSLETIRSRADRVFPGHDASIQKYQCSEFPKVR, from the coding sequence ATGGGCGTTTATAAGGTGACGGCACTTAGGATGGGTACGCTTTATGCGGAAAAATCGTCCCTGACGATGGGCCGGGATTTCGGTAAGATCATCGAGGATCCGATGTGGGCGGCAGCGATCGAGGGAAACGGGATCAGGGCGATCGTGGATACGGGCATCCATGATATTGAATGGGTGCGCGGCCAGGTGGGCGACCAGTACGTGGTGGAACAGGAAGATGACGAGACCATGGTAGGCGCGCTGAAAAAGATCGGTTGGACGCCGGACGACGTGAATGTAGTGGTGAATACGCACCTGCATTACGACCACTGCGGGAACAACTATTTGTTCCGGAACGCGACGTTTTATACGCAGCGTGCAGAATGGGAATTCTCGTTCGACGCGTCCGTGGAATACCAGCAGGTCTATTATGGACAGTTCCTCTATGACTGGCAGGCCGTAAAATATCCGGCATGGAAAATGCTGGACGGTGAATATGAAGTGGCGCCGGGCTTTGTGATCCTCCCGCTGCCCGGGCACACGCCGGGCGTACAGGGCGTGTTCGTAACGACGGAGGAAGGCGTGCTCTGCATGCCGGGCGACAGCTGCAATGTAGTGGAAAACGTGGTGGATAATGTCCTGCCGGATATTATCTGGGATTGCGAAAAGGGTTACCAGTCCCTGGAAACGATCCGTTCACGCGCAGACCGCGTGTTCCCGGGGCATGACGCCTCCATCCAGAAATACCAATGCTCGGAATTTCCGAAAGTTCGCTAA
- a CDS encoding N-acyl homoserine lactonase family protein: MKTYKVTALKMGTLTTDKGSLTRQSGTGTLIDIPIWAAAVEGDSFRMVVDTGIANEKWVSENICPCIREADETMEGALEKIGWEAGKVQAVVNTHLHYDHCGNNRLFKNADFYAQRAEWEASKCPLPHQAVFYAGELFDVRATDGTRLHLIEGEYALADGIILIPTPGHSAGHQSVLVNTEEGVVCISGDAANVVENVSQNIVPDILTNSADAFTSLENIRRKAEFIIPGHEPAISKFASSGFPAIHDKRML, from the coding sequence ATGAAAACATATAAAGTGACGGCCCTGAAGATGGGCACGCTTACGACGGACAAGGGCAGCCTGACGCGCCAGTCTGGTACGGGAACGCTGATCGACATCCCGATCTGGGCGGCGGCGGTGGAAGGCGACAGCTTTAGGATGGTCGTGGACACGGGCATTGCAAACGAGAAATGGGTCAGCGAAAATATATGCCCATGTATACGGGAAGCTGACGAGACAATGGAAGGCGCCCTGGAAAAAATCGGCTGGGAAGCGGGAAAAGTACAGGCCGTCGTGAATACGCACCTGCACTATGACCACTGCGGGAACAACAGGCTTTTTAAAAATGCGGATTTTTATGCGCAGCGCGCGGAATGGGAAGCATCCAAATGTCCGCTGCCACACCAAGCGGTGTTCTATGCAGGGGAGCTGTTTGACGTGAGGGCAACCGACGGGACGCGCCTGCACCTGATTGAAGGGGAATATGCGCTGGCGGACGGGATCATACTCATCCCGACGCCCGGACACAGCGCTGGGCACCAGTCCGTATTGGTCAATACTGAAGAAGGCGTCGTATGCATTTCGGGAGATGCGGCCAACGTGGTGGAGAACGTGAGCCAAAACATTGTTCCGGATATCCTGACCAACAGCGCAGACGCGTTTACAAGTCTCGAAAACATCCGCAGGAAAGCGGAATTCATCATACCCGGCCATGAGCCGGCGATTTCTAAATTTGCATCATCCGGTTTTCCGGCGATCCACGACAAAAGGATGCTGTAA
- a CDS encoding substrate-binding domain-containing protein, with product MKKIIGFVLCVVMVVMIFAACAAPAAESSAPASESAAATEGSEENLPDADATAATDKDAATPTSDIVVGLANGYMGNTWRAQYVEAFETKAQELKDKGIIKDFMSASTNTDVTEQLNQINNMISNGVNAILLNPISPASVAPILAKCEASGVLLVIATDPAAVDENMVEVLVDNKAFFEIMTKWFVDKLGGKGNIVQITGTPGMPADLVRQKVAEDILAQYPDIKVLGSAPGSWSQTESQSVMSTFLSTYDQIDGVLTQDVMAEGILRAYETAGKDAPIMTGDYVFSFFRKWETLPDLEACGATFQPQASADALQYAVRILQGKTLTAELGPNPLDETMINAINIPPSYCVTKEAPAADAEWTKGYDKTQFISLEEAIKLGEGQPDTASLGSSLSDEQWDEMFS from the coding sequence ATGAAGAAAATAATTGGATTTGTGCTGTGCGTCGTGATGGTCGTAATGATCTTTGCAGCATGCGCGGCCCCGGCGGCGGAATCGTCCGCACCCGCGAGTGAAAGCGCCGCGGCTACCGAGGGCAGCGAAGAGAACCTACCGGATGCTGATGCGACAGCCGCTACGGACAAAGACGCGGCGACGCCTACATCGGACATTGTCGTGGGCCTTGCAAACGGCTACATGGGCAATACGTGGCGTGCGCAGTATGTAGAAGCGTTTGAAACGAAAGCGCAGGAGCTGAAGGACAAAGGCATAATCAAGGACTTTATGAGCGCAAGCACAAATACGGACGTGACGGAACAGTTAAACCAGATCAACAACATGATCAGCAACGGTGTGAACGCGATCCTGCTAAACCCGATCTCGCCTGCTTCCGTGGCGCCGATCCTCGCGAAATGCGAAGCCAGCGGCGTATTGCTGGTCATTGCGACAGACCCTGCAGCTGTCGATGAGAACATGGTCGAAGTATTGGTCGATAACAAGGCATTCTTTGAGATCATGACAAAATGGTTTGTGGATAAACTGGGTGGAAAAGGAAACATTGTACAGATCACAGGTACGCCGGGCATGCCGGCAGACCTTGTACGCCAGAAGGTCGCTGAGGACATCCTCGCACAGTACCCTGACATCAAGGTTTTGGGTTCTGCGCCGGGCAGCTGGTCGCAGACGGAATCCCAGTCTGTTATGTCCACATTCCTCTCCACGTACGACCAGATCGACGGCGTACTGACACAGGACGTTATGGCGGAAGGCATCCTGCGCGCCTATGAGACGGCAGGAAAAGACGCGCCGATCATGACGGGGGATTATGTATTCAGTTTCTTCCGCAAATGGGAAACACTTCCAGACCTTGAAGCGTGCGGCGCTACATTCCAGCCGCAGGCATCGGCAGACGCGCTGCAGTATGCAGTACGCATCCTGCAGGGAAAAACATTGACGGCAGAGCTTGGGCCCAACCCGCTCGATGAGACGATGATCAATGCGATCAACATTCCGCCGTCATACTGCGTAACCAAAGAAGCGCCGGCTGCGGATGCGGAATGGACAAAGGGTTACGACAAAACGCAGTTTATTTCGCTGGAAGAAGCGATCAAACTGGGTGAAGGCCAGCCTGACACAGCAAGCCTGGGCTCTTCCCTTTCGGACGAGCAATGGGATGAAATGTTCAGCTGA
- a CDS encoding sugar ABC transporter ATP-binding protein, whose protein sequence is MELICNNVTKRFGSVVALSNATLNAKAGEVRALVGGNGSGKSTLAKILGGSVAIDSGEITLDGEVYQVDSPVQAKQKGIVITSQELSLLKNLNIVQNICLCNMDRKKGVPLLDYKEMERRTRDVLKLINKEHLIGSEIGSLPANEQYLLELAKALVQKPKVLIVDEITSALYKADVALVAKILENLKREGVIVLFISHRMNEVFDMCDSVTVLRNGDTVGTFDKHELTEIALISHMSGREISSEHREESKAVDMGDHATLMETKVSLPNFGKEVGFVVRESEFVGIAGLDGQGQTTLLRSLFGMNGAIDMTLAGKQIRVTSPGNAIAHGFAFLSGDREAEGTFKERSIAENFGAVTNLVLKKKSADVDKSLQENGVKYNSSKDLIISLSGGNQQKVVIARWTCTDAKLLLADDPTKGIDIQARRDVHDTFLKMIEKGASVVMISSDDEELVETCKMMPLSRVLVMYEGEIAQTLTGGDITLEKIAAAASGGKLNSEVKKS, encoded by the coding sequence TTGGAATTGATTTGTAATAATGTAACAAAAAGATTTGGCAGCGTCGTTGCTCTGAGCAATGCAACGCTCAATGCAAAGGCGGGAGAGGTCAGAGCGCTTGTGGGCGGCAACGGCTCGGGGAAAAGCACGCTGGCTAAAATCCTTGGGGGAAGCGTCGCGATCGACAGCGGCGAGATCACGCTGGACGGGGAAGTTTATCAAGTGGATTCCCCCGTACAGGCAAAGCAAAAAGGAATTGTTATTACGTCACAGGAATTGAGCCTTCTTAAGAACCTGAATATCGTGCAGAATATATGCCTTTGCAATATGGATCGCAAAAAAGGCGTTCCGCTGCTCGATTATAAGGAAATGGAACGGCGCACAAGGGACGTGTTGAAACTCATCAATAAAGAACATTTGATCGGCAGTGAAATAGGGTCGCTGCCGGCGAATGAACAGTACTTGCTGGAACTGGCGAAAGCGTTGGTACAAAAACCAAAGGTACTGATTGTGGACGAGATCACCTCCGCGCTTTATAAGGCCGACGTCGCGCTGGTGGCAAAGATATTGGAAAACCTGAAAAGGGAAGGCGTGATTGTCCTGTTTATTTCTCACCGCATGAACGAAGTATTTGATATGTGCGATTCTGTGACGGTACTGCGGAACGGCGATACGGTAGGAACGTTCGATAAGCACGAATTGACGGAGATCGCGCTGATCTCGCATATGTCAGGCCGGGAGATATCAAGCGAACACCGCGAGGAGAGCAAGGCCGTCGATATGGGAGACCATGCCACGCTGATGGAAACGAAGGTAAGCCTTCCGAACTTTGGAAAAGAGGTCGGTTTTGTGGTGCGTGAAAGCGAATTCGTGGGGATCGCGGGATTGGACGGCCAGGGGCAGACAACGTTGCTGCGTTCGCTTTTCGGCATGAACGGCGCGATCGATATGACGCTGGCGGGAAAGCAGATACGCGTGACTTCCCCGGGCAACGCGATTGCCCATGGTTTTGCTTTTTTATCCGGCGACCGTGAAGCGGAAGGTACTTTCAAGGAACGTTCCATCGCGGAGAACTTTGGCGCTGTCACAAACCTTGTACTAAAGAAAAAATCTGCGGACGTGGACAAAAGCCTGCAGGAAAACGGCGTCAAGTATAACAGCTCTAAAGACTTGATCATCTCGCTTTCAGGCGGCAACCAGCAAAAGGTCGTGATTGCACGCTGGACGTGCACGGATGCAAAGCTGCTGCTCGCAGACGACCCGACCAAAGGGATCGATATACAAGCGCGCCGGGATGTACATGATACGTTTTTGAAAATGATCGAAAAGGGCGCGTCCGTCGTCATGATCTCCAGCGACGACGAAGAGCTGGTGGAAACATGCAAAATGATGCCGCTATCGCGGGTGCTCGTGATGTATGAAGGAGAAATCGCCCAGACACTGACGGGCGGCGACATCACGTTGGAAAAAATCGCAGCGGCGGCAAGCGGCGGAAAACTGAACAGCGAGGTGAAAAAGTCATGA